From the genome of Psychroserpens ponticola, one region includes:
- a CDS encoding PorP/SprF family type IX secretion system membrane protein codes for MKLVKFNIIAFILFSSWMSVAQQLPQFTQYMYNTIAINPAYAGSRETLSVVGLHRSQWVGLEGGPTTQTLSVHTPLRNENVGLGLSFINDELGFQNFSYLYGDFSYTIRVTESSELAFGIKAGFTSFSLDPAFQQSQSNDPVIFGFEDRWKPNIGTGVYWHSNKWYVGLSAPRILNTDYTGDEEFESLERISYYITGGYVFDLGENTKFKPATLLKATNGAPLSFDLTANFLFYEKFWVGGSYRINELAQAIGGIADFQVSKQLRIGYAYEYPLSELSAYTSGTHEVLLMFEIFKSKRIKSPRYF; via the coding sequence ATGAAATTAGTAAAGTTTAACATTATAGCATTTATACTATTCAGTAGCTGGATGAGTGTTGCACAGCAACTACCACAGTTTACACAGTATATGTACAATACTATCGCTATTAACCCAGCTTATGCAGGAAGTAGAGAAACATTAAGTGTTGTAGGTTTGCACAGAAGTCAATGGGTTGGCCTTGAAGGAGGACCGACAACTCAAACCCTTTCTGTACATACTCCATTAAGAAATGAAAACGTTGGATTAGGTCTTTCATTTATAAATGATGAATTAGGTTTTCAAAACTTTTCATATTTATATGGTGACTTCTCATACACAATACGTGTTACTGAAAGCAGTGAATTAGCTTTTGGAATAAAAGCAGGATTTACTAGTTTTAGTCTAGATCCAGCCTTTCAACAATCTCAATCTAATGACCCTGTAATTTTTGGCTTTGAAGATCGTTGGAAACCAAATATAGGTACTGGAGTATATTGGCATAGTAACAAATGGTATGTTGGACTTTCGGCACCAAGAATCTTAAATACAGATTATACTGGAGATGAAGAATTTGAATCTCTAGAAAGAATCAGTTACTATATTACTGGTGGATATGTATTTGATTTAGGTGAAAACACAAAATTTAAACCTGCAACATTACTTAAAGCAACTAATGGTGCACCATTATCTTTTGATTTAACTGCTAACTTTTTATTCTATGAAAAGTTTTGGGTTGGTGGATCATACAGAATAAATGAATTAGCACAAGCTATTGGTGGCATTGCAGATTTTCAAGTGTCAAAACAATTGAGAATTGGTTATGCCTATGAATATCCATTATCAGAGTTAAGTGCCTATACAAGTGGAACGCATGAAGTGTTACTTATGTTCGAAATATTTAAAAGCAAACGTATTAAATCGCCTAGATACTTCTAA
- a CDS encoding OmpA family protein, whose amino-acid sequence MMKTKTLILLFVLSSTFMIAQEKLADKFFGNYSYEKATELYKEVLKDGDTSIHVLTRLGDCYYNNSKSEDAALWYGKALQKYDRDVNPEYIYKYIQSLRSLGNYSEANEWMKKFTEIQNNDTRIKGYDPENISKFNELAKTEKDRVVKLVNLPFNSKYSDFGSFIQNGQLYFASSRNTDEKKLYSWNQEPFLDIYKVSVEKKGDTIAYGSADFINAEKINTDYHEASIAITNDGKTMYFTRDNVSKKNKAKYDKEGTTHLKLYKATLVGEIWTDIEELPFNDDVFSTGHPSLSPDNNILYFVSDREGGLGQTDIYQVEIKKGNTYSEPKNLGEKVNTEGREMFPFVSQDSTFYFSSDGHLNLGFLDIFKSNVIKDEEAQPENLGAPYNSGHDDFAFFLNPSEEENDKTGYFSSNRPDGQGSDDIYSFDASICLQTIKGITRDLNTNDIIVGATVKLINEVGKVLEEVETNENGEYEFTVDCNKKYTVIGSKEDYKDDLKEVTTDNENNKETEADLYLEPLINDNQIVINPIFFDFDKSNIRTDAQYELENIVDVMRAHPTMVIKIEAHTDSRGRDAYNMKLSDRRAKSTREYIISRGIAQERIESAIGYGESQLLNKCANRVKCTEEEHQLNRRSYFYILKE is encoded by the coding sequence ATGATGAAAACAAAAACATTAATCTTACTTTTTGTGCTTAGTAGCACATTCATGATCGCTCAAGAAAAGCTAGCCGATAAATTCTTTGGTAATTATAGTTACGAAAAAGCAACTGAATTATACAAAGAAGTGCTAAAAGATGGCGATACTAGTATACATGTATTGACACGTTTAGGTGATTGTTATTACAACAATTCTAAATCTGAAGATGCAGCCTTATGGTATGGAAAAGCATTACAGAAATATGATCGTGATGTAAATCCTGAATATATCTACAAATACATTCAGTCATTAAGGAGTTTAGGCAATTATTCTGAAGCCAATGAGTGGATGAAAAAATTTACTGAAATCCAAAATAATGATACCAGAATAAAAGGTTATGATCCAGAAAACATTAGTAAGTTTAATGAACTTGCTAAAACTGAAAAAGATCGTGTTGTAAAGTTGGTTAATTTACCTTTCAACTCAAAATATTCAGATTTTGGCTCATTCATTCAAAATGGACAATTATACTTTGCGTCTTCTAGAAATACGGATGAGAAAAAACTTTATAGTTGGAATCAAGAACCTTTTTTAGATATCTATAAGGTTTCAGTTGAAAAGAAAGGCGATACAATTGCTTATGGAAGTGCTGATTTTATCAATGCTGAAAAAATCAACACAGATTACCATGAGGCTTCTATCGCTATTACTAATGATGGTAAAACCATGTATTTCACCAGAGATAATGTTAGTAAAAAGAACAAAGCTAAATACGATAAAGAAGGAACTACGCATTTAAAATTATACAAGGCAACACTTGTAGGTGAAATCTGGACAGATATTGAAGAACTTCCTTTTAATGATGACGTATTCTCTACTGGACATCCTTCTTTAAGTCCTGACAACAATATCTTATATTTTGTATCAGATCGTGAAGGCGGATTAGGTCAAACAGATATTTATCAAGTAGAAATAAAAAAAGGAAATACATATTCTGAACCTAAAAACCTTGGAGAAAAAGTAAATACTGAAGGACGTGAAATGTTCCCTTTTGTAAGTCAAGACAGTACCTTTTACTTTTCATCTGATGGGCATTTAAACTTAGGTTTTCTAGATATTTTTAAATCTAATGTTATAAAAGATGAAGAAGCACAACCTGAAAATCTTGGTGCTCCATATAATAGTGGTCATGATGATTTTGCATTCTTTTTAAATCCTTCTGAAGAGGAAAACGATAAAACAGGCTATTTCTCATCAAATAGACCAGATGGTCAAGGAAGTGATGACATCTACAGTTTTGATGCTAGTATTTGCTTACAAACCATTAAAGGAATTACTAGAGATTTAAATACAAACGATATTATTGTTGGAGCTACTGTTAAGCTAATTAACGAAGTTGGTAAAGTCCTTGAAGAAGTAGAAACTAATGAAAATGGAGAATATGAATTTACCGTAGACTGTAATAAAAAATATACAGTTATTGGTAGTAAAGAAGATTACAAAGATGATCTTAAAGAAGTAACTACTGATAATGAAAACAATAAAGAAACTGAAGCAGATCTTTATTTAGAGCCATTAATTAATGACAATCAAATTGTTATTAATCCAATTTTCTTTGATTTTGACAAATCTAATATTAGAACAGATGCTCAATACGAGCTTGAAAACATCGTAGATGTTATGCGTGCGCATCCAACAATGGTAATTAAAATTGAAGCACATACAGATAGTCGTGGACGTGATGCTTATAACATGAAATTATCTGATAGAAGGGCAAAATCTACAAGAGAATATATTATCTCTAGAGGAATT